CCTTCAAACGATAGTTTCTCCATttcaaactgtgtttgtttttcttttgagaTTAAATCTCTCTCTACACTTGGAGACAGTACCTTACCAAAAGTCTCATCTCCTATAACAATAATTCCTTTGGCTATCAACTGGCTTTTAACAGCCCTTTACTAGTGTAACGAAGCaggactcaggcagggatccaattgcgagctttattaaaagtgagcgtggtcgtatAGGCAGGGTAAATCAGGAGCAGACAGGTACaccaagggacaggcagaatcgtagtcaggaaacaggcaatggtcaggctaggcagatatcactcacagaacagtatacaaggcaagggtcaggacaagCAGCAATGGGTCGATAACGGGAAACAGACTGGCAGACAGGATAAATGCTCAGAATTGTGACACAAGGCAAACAAGACTTTgtggtgaggtggtgtgtgtgaaagtcctttatagtcctggtaatgagctgcagctgggtgtggtgattagtgtggagtgattgtggagtgagtgcaggtgataagcaagggaggattatgggaaatggagtccggagtgaacaggaacgtgacaggaacagacggtgatcgtaACAACTAGTCAAAACAATAGCATGACTCTGCAAGTTCTAAAAGTTGTTCTTTGGTGCACCTATCTAGAAACTTTTCAGAAAGCTCTACATTCGATTCCTCATTGGAAGTCATTTTGAACTAGCATAAAAATTACACAATGAAGATTAGCTAATAAATTGACCGCAATAAATCCAAATAATCCTAATAAACCTACCTAAAAAAAAGTAGTGCCAGAAAACATCCTAGACTTAAATGATTATTCAATATTACCCATACTGACATAACATTTCATACAGCCTAGCAATAATCCACTATAACACCACTAGAAACACATAAGATGAATTAACAAACTCAAACCCAAATTTAGTTTTATCATTCAACTTAATCTCCACAGGCCATAAAGTCACTGTTTCAATACAATTCTAGTGCTTTAAAGTGGAAAAAGAATGCCGATTTATAATAGGAATTTATACAACCTGCATTACCCAGCGATGCAGTGTTAATTTACAAATAATATACAATAGGCTACAACAGCAATTTCAACCTGATTCATTACTCATCTATAAGCTGCTGTTGTCCCTAACACAAGATTTTTGTGTAAACAAAGCCAAATTTCACATTCTAACCGGTCTACACAAACATCCTCTTAATTCCTCGTCTAAAGTGGTATAACTAACACATAATACAGACACGCGAAGACATGTTCTCTTTATAAACAATTTAAGCGATGAACAGGGAGAAATTAAAGTACTCACCAGGATTTCCATTGGCTTTACATCTCCGATATGCCTACTTGTTGAAACTAACCTGACTAGTCTTCAAAGGACTGCCAGGCTCGAGGCAACTTGAAACGCTAAACCTCGTAACAGCCGTTCTCCAAATGAGTTCAGCTGCGCGAGAAGCATAGCCCCCCCAAGGATTTCCTTCCAAAAACTCCaaacaaaatgcaaagaaatcaacaaaacaacaaatagTGTTCCGATGGAAGGACCGCTCACACGCAGCCCAGCTGAAACACTCTAACTAACTGGAGTGCAAGCCAATCCTCAGGAAATCCTGAAGAGACGATAAAAATACTCCCTCAAACAAACGCTCAAGATCCCGGATGAGCCCCCATTTTTATGTTACGGCTGGCTCATATACCGCAACATAAAAgaggcaaaaaacaaaaaggtttaAACAATCAAccaatttatttacaaaacaagaaaacggttattaaacaataaaaaaaactaacgTCTAGGGGGGGAAAACACGTGCGTGTGGTAACTAAATATTCTCTGACACAAACAATCAATAAAggaaaataatattaagaaaattatacaaacaagagaaacagagagagagagagaccttaCTAGAGCACCCAGATCTTATATAGTAAACGCCATACTAGAGGATTAAATTCCTAATAGCATGCACCTGTTGCCCAACTAACATCTGCACTGTCTAGCAGAGCCAGCAGGGGGCAACAGGCAGGCGTAACAGAGTCAAAGTTATTTTCTTTTGAGATCAACATGCCacaaatgttgtaaatagaGATAAACATCTACTGAGTCTGGAACATCCCTTTGATTATGATTAACAATTAACTTGAACTACTTATTTATCTGGAGCAATATAAATCAAGTACAAAAGACAGTAAATCAGGACACTATAAATGGAACATGAGAGGCTGTGAGGATGACAGAGCAAGAGCTGGAAACAAACATCAGTGAAGAATGAAGGCTTTAGTATGTATACTGCTGCTGTTAGAGACCTTTGTGTTTGTCGTCCAGCAGCAGGTAGATGGAGGACTCAATGAGAATGAGATTAGTCAACAGATCAGCTCTGAGGACGGAAGACAGAATCCACCTCAAACAGACACTTTGAGAGCTGAAACTTCAACTGACAGCCAACAATACTGCCTTCTGGGCATCCCTGACATCCATGCAGCActgagagaactgaccgccaccgttacagagcagaaagaaaagaacagagaactgaccgccaccgttacagagcagaaagaaaacatcagagaactgaccgccaccgttacagagcagaaaggaaacatcAGAGCTTTAGAGACGCAACAGACGTTTATCCTGGAAGAGCTGAAGAAGAAAAATCATGGTACCtcaccaaaacattcactctTTTATCAATGATCCTCAAAGTAAAACACCAATGCATTTCATTGTATAGTGTAAATGTTAGTGTAAAGTTGAGTGTATACTGTGtaaattgtgttattttatttaacagaatctttattccttcacagaaatttcAAATCTTACTCTGAGTCAAGTGGAGGAGTTGAGAAAGGAAAATAGAGGTGAAAGTGTGCTTGAATGATGTTAAATTCAGTGTATTCATTCTCagtgtaatacagtaatatatcacaattttgcttatgtttttcaataacagacagagaaatagcTTTTTCAGCTTCACTGATGGAATCTGGTCATGGAAATATTGGTCCTTTTACCAGTGAAATCACACTAACCTACAAGAACGTCTTCACAAACATAGGGAACGCCTACAACCCAATTACAGgtaattatcaatgaaatgGAGTCATAAAACTCAGTTTATAGTAATCAAAACCCTTCTGCTCCATTCAGACCTCTCTGCAGTTGTGTAATGTGTATACAAAATTTAGGAGCCGTTTGCATGACAACagtttcaactaaaaacggtaAACTTTGAGTTTTGTGTTTTGGTCACAAGACAACGGTATTTGGGGAACATGAAAACGCAAATGGAAAAAGTTATTTGCACACACATTTAAAGTTCAAGTTTTTGGAAACAATACTgttattgtctctgtgtaaactacaaaaatgtgaatttgtgaaaacggtgatgtcATGCGTATTGCATGTTCAGTCTCTAGGTATGTAGTGTTTCtatacaaagtgacattgccaactactggcgatgaatacagtgtttttaagtCATTTCCAtggatctgtgtgaacggggatcattttgacaatgttgttgtCAGTAGAcgaaaaagacaaagaaaaaacaattttttaggACAttattgtcatgtaaacgtagcctGAAATTATCTACTATCTTTCAAAACTATTACACAGTGTGTTTGGTAATTAAGCAATCATACAGGAAACAGCTGATTCTGtatctcttgttatttgatttaGGTGCTTTCACAGCCCCACTGAAAGGAGCATACATGTTCAGAATCTCTGTATTTGGTCGTGGCGGAACTGCATCAGGTGCAGCCATTTATAAGAATAAACAGCGTGTGGTTTTGGCATATACTAATCAGGCTCAGAGTGATTTAAACTCCTCGAATGGAGTTGTTTTGATCCTGGAGGTTGGAGATGTTGTCTATGTGAGACTGTACCCTAACACAAAGATATTCGATAGCGAGAATAACCACAGCACTTTCAGTGGTTACCTACTGTTTCCCCTAATGTGAGGACTAATGTGTGTTTGAAATTTGCAATAGATTAATGTATAAAAGCCTGAACTGTCTATACATGTAACTTTGTATAAAGTTTCAACACTGAGACAGACAGGACCCATGAATATTCTACATGAAGCGCATTATTAGACCGTTTTCTAAGGCTGTCTCAGATCTCTACAAATTATTGCTTTTAAAGTGTCAAAACACTCTAGATTCACATTAACAGTctttgtcttaagtgaatgaaTCTGGGAAAGAAATTGTGTATAtttatcagtatattggatcaaTGCATTACTGTAGTTCTTAAAGTGATAAAACAATCGGAAAAATCAGTATatgttttattcattcatttcagtgaagaatttgggg
Above is a genomic segment from Megalobrama amblycephala isolate DHTTF-2021 linkage group LG14, ASM1881202v1, whole genome shotgun sequence containing:
- the LOC125245135 gene encoding heavy metal-binding protein HIP-like gives rise to the protein MKALVCILLLLETFVFVVQQQVDGGLNENEISQQISSEDGRQNPPQTDTLRAETSTDSQQYCLLGIPDIHAALRELTATVTEQKEKNRELTATVTEQKENIRELTATVTEQKGNIRALETQQTFILEELKKKNHEISNLTLSQVEELRKENRDREIAFSASLMESGHGNIGPFTSEITLTYKNVFTNIGNAYNPITGAFTAPLKGAYMFRISVFGRGGTASGAAIYKNKQRVVLAYTNQAQSDLNSSNGVVLILEVGDVVYVRLYPNTKIFDSENNHSTFSGYLLFPLM